The following proteins are encoded in a genomic region of Acidobacteriota bacterium:
- a CDS encoding tetratricopeptide repeat protein, whose protein sequence is MDHHSRYFYCSWAALLLTATAACSSAVFGQHNHGPSDYGTAPTFTNLPAPPLMKGIGTASIKITTKSPAAQKYFDQGLNLLHAFWDMESYRAFREAARVDPDCAMVWWGVYNALGQNSQEMSEERAAALKKTVELAPKASDREQYYLRAISLLAEQGKGRSAWVGEMEALISKYPEDVEAQLLLANSLSSPASSYRPNGRPREGKMYGRSILQNLLRTHPEHAAVHHYWIHAAENGPRPEEALDSAEKLVKLAPNSGHMLHMPGHIYYRLGMYEKAREALLASLDFDLKYMRENKVHPINNWNYTHNLDYLVANCAEEGRYKEAAKYARMLVDIPSDNTRLRSTGLGYMLYGGNTAIVRLQMRFGLWDAAIAELEQITIADRSSLSVKYQTGILSYIRGMRAIEIGSLAEADLQLKALQQTSTQMSALKSKDASDWYFGHATRVIGVHLLDLSGSVASLRGDHIEAVKLLSDAVESEKDLGYWEPPHYTRPVLESLARAYIRAGRSADALTSYEKLLITRPNSGFALYGKAETYSKFGDLKNAAIARKQLSAVWKNADQDLPQLKTSR, encoded by the coding sequence ATGGACCATCATTCTCGCTATTTTTATTGCAGTTGGGCTGCATTGCTCTTGACGGCAACAGCAGCTTGCAGTTCGGCGGTATTTGGTCAACATAACCACGGCCCTTCCGATTACGGCACCGCACCGACATTCACGAACCTCCCTGCCCCGCCGCTGATGAAGGGTATCGGCACCGCCTCGATCAAGATCACTACAAAGTCGCCAGCGGCACAGAAGTATTTCGACCAGGGACTCAATCTGCTTCACGCATTTTGGGATATGGAATCTTACCGTGCGTTCCGTGAGGCCGCGAGAGTCGATCCGGATTGTGCGATGGTTTGGTGGGGAGTTTACAACGCCCTTGGGCAGAATTCGCAAGAGATGTCCGAGGAGCGTGCCGCGGCGTTGAAAAAAACCGTCGAACTTGCACCGAAGGCATCCGATCGCGAACAGTACTACCTGCGCGCGATCTCGCTGCTTGCCGAGCAGGGCAAAGGCCGTTCGGCGTGGGTCGGCGAAATGGAGGCGTTGATCAGCAAATATCCGGAAGATGTCGAGGCTCAACTGCTGCTGGCAAATTCCCTCTCGTCACCGGCATCAAGTTATCGGCCAAACGGCCGTCCACGCGAAGGCAAGATGTACGGACGTTCGATACTGCAGAATCTTTTGCGAACTCATCCAGAACACGCGGCAGTTCATCACTATTGGATCCACGCCGCCGAGAACGGTCCACGTCCTGAAGAAGCCCTCGACAGCGCCGAAAAGCTGGTCAAGCTCGCGCCGAATTCCGGCCACATGCTCCACATGCCGGGCCATATCTACTATCGTCTCGGGATGTATGAAAAGGCCCGGGAGGCGCTTCTCGCATCATTAGATTTTGATCTTAAATACATGCGCGAGAACAAAGTCCATCCGATAAATAATTGGAATTATACTCACAACCTCGACTATCTGGTCGCCAACTGCGCCGAAGAAGGCCGCTACAAAGAAGCAGCCAAATACGCTAGGATGCTGGTTGATATCCCGTCGGACAACACCCGACTTAGATCAACAGGCCTCGGCTATATGCTCTACGGAGGTAATACGGCTATTGTGCGGCTGCAGATGAGATTTGGACTGTGGGACGCGGCGATCGCGGAACTCGAACAGATAACGATCGCTGATCGATCGTCGTTGTCAGTGAAATATCAAACGGGAATTCTCAGCTATATCCGCGGAATGAGAGCAATCGAGATCGGCAGCCTCGCGGAAGCCGACTTGCAATTGAAAGCTCTTCAACAAACGAGCACCCAGATGTCTGCTCTCAAGTCAAAGGATGCGTCGGACTGGTATTTCGGCCACGCGACACGCGTGATCGGTGTTCATTTGCTCGATCTGAGCGGTTCAGTGGCAAGCCTTCGCGGTGACCACATCGAAGCCGTGAAACTCTTGAGCGATGCCGTCGAAAGCGAAAAGGATCTGGGCTACTGGGAACCTCCTCACTACACACGACCTGTCCTGGAGAGCCTTGCCCGTGCATATATTCGTGCAGGAAGATCAGCGGACGCTCTCACATCATATGAAAAATTGCTTATTACGAGGCCAAACAGCGGTTTCGCTCTATATGGAAAAGCCGAAACCTACTCAAAATTCGGCGACTTGAAAAACGCAGCGATTGCGCGGAAACAACTGTCGGCCGTCTGGAAAAATGCGGATCAAGATCTTCCACAGCTAAAAACTAGCAGGTGA
- a CDS encoding glycosyltransferase family 39 protein: MTNEEELQSNETEPKFDLLWLASCAAITAAATFLRFFMLGLKPFHHDEGVNSFFLTNLFRDGVYRYDPANYHGPTLYYITLAFTKVFGLETIPVRASVAIFGVLIVVLAFFLRSYIGKIGALSAAVFLTLSPGMVFISRYFIHEIFFVFLSLAVVLSVVLFIEKRKAGVFAIAWMVLLLFVCFLPSALSLASSLGGTSTTAVWAFRVAFFIVEAVLVYFVIRMIRDWNNGRPVYLLLASASVALMFATKETGFITIGTMMIACVCVWIWRGLIENEAVQRNKLTIIAAVHAVLGAAALVYYQSLIEGMKWLFDNFLGEFKIPEPFAFYTIILLGFTTLLTWAVFLYYYKQENTTELAEPANLTWHDFRSGIGTGNDLLLTTAAVATIFIYLSVLFFSSFFTYAEGVGKAFEAYMVWTRTGTKDHTQNGILGYVKWGLKVEAPLLFLSTLGSLIALVKAKHRFAMFAAFWAFGLFAAYTIIPYKTPWLALSFYLPMCIIAGYGVNELLTAKTAALKAVGAVSLVLGSTVLAYQTYDLNFVRYDDEEMGYVYAHTKRPLLDMVAKIEYYAEKSGKGNGASVEIVSPDYWPLTWYLNEYKKAVFHGNLTDVNASEMIVAKKNDQDVDVLKRYSAHYKFVDVYPLRPGVDLTLLVRKDLADKDAKDLYKLLEYESPR, translated from the coding sequence ATGACAAACGAAGAAGAATTACAATCGAACGAAACTGAACCGAAGTTTGATCTCCTGTGGCTCGCGAGCTGTGCAGCGATTACCGCGGCCGCGACTTTCTTGCGCTTTTTCATGCTCGGGCTCAAACCGTTTCACCACGACGAAGGCGTCAATAGCTTTTTTCTGACCAACCTGTTTCGCGACGGTGTTTATAGATATGATCCGGCGAATTACCATGGGCCGACGCTGTATTACATAACGCTGGCGTTCACCAAGGTTTTCGGGCTCGAGACCATACCTGTTCGTGCGAGTGTCGCGATCTTCGGCGTATTGATCGTCGTTCTTGCGTTCTTTTTACGGAGTTACATCGGCAAGATCGGCGCTCTGTCGGCAGCCGTTTTCCTGACACTTTCGCCTGGGATGGTGTTTATCTCACGGTATTTTATCCACGAGATATTTTTTGTTTTCCTGAGCCTTGCGGTTGTATTGTCGGTCGTACTATTCATCGAGAAAAGAAAGGCAGGCGTCTTCGCGATCGCTTGGATGGTTCTCCTTCTATTCGTCTGCTTTCTGCCTTCTGCATTGTCGCTTGCGAGTTCGCTTGGCGGCACGAGCACAACGGCGGTGTGGGCATTTCGCGTTGCATTTTTTATCGTCGAAGCGGTCTTGGTCTATTTCGTGATCCGCATGATCCGCGATTGGAACAATGGCCGGCCCGTATATCTATTACTCGCATCTGCTTCGGTCGCTCTGATGTTTGCGACCAAAGAGACCGGATTCATCACGATCGGAACGATGATGATCGCGTGTGTGTGCGTTTGGATCTGGCGTGGACTTATAGAGAACGAAGCCGTTCAGCGGAACAAGCTGACCATCATCGCCGCCGTTCACGCGGTGCTCGGAGCGGCGGCTCTCGTCTATTATCAAAGTCTGATCGAAGGGATGAAGTGGCTCTTTGACAACTTTCTGGGCGAATTCAAGATACCTGAGCCATTCGCATTCTACACTATAATTTTGCTCGGATTTACGACGCTGCTTACTTGGGCCGTCTTTTTGTATTACTACAAACAGGAAAATACGACCGAACTCGCCGAACCGGCTAACTTGACATGGCACGATTTTCGAAGTGGGATCGGCACCGGTAACGATCTTCTGCTGACGACCGCCGCGGTCGCGACCATCTTTATCTACCTTAGCGTCCTGTTCTTCTCGTCGTTTTTCACTTACGCAGAAGGCGTCGGAAAAGCCTTTGAAGCGTACATGGTCTGGACAAGGACCGGCACGAAAGATCACACTCAAAATGGCATTCTCGGCTACGTTAAATGGGGACTTAAGGTCGAGGCTCCTCTGCTTTTTCTCTCGACTCTTGGCAGCTTGATCGCACTCGTGAAAGCAAAGCACCGGTTCGCAATGTTCGCGGCATTTTGGGCGTTTGGTTTGTTTGCGGCATACACGATAATTCCATACAAAACGCCTTGGCTCGCCCTGAGTTTCTATTTGCCGATGTGTATCATCGCGGGTTACGGCGTAAATGAGTTGCTTACCGCAAAGACGGCAGCTCTCAAGGCTGTTGGTGCCGTTTCGCTGGTTCTCGGCTCGACAGTGCTCGCATACCAAACCTACGATCTTAATTTTGTCCGCTACGACGACGAAGAAATGGGTTACGTTTATGCTCATACCAAGCGACCGCTGCTCGATATGGTCGCCAAGATCGAGTATTACGCCGAAAAGAGCGGCAAAGGCAATGGAGCCTCCGTCGAGATCGTTTCTCCCGATTATTGGCCGCTGACGTGGTACCTGAACGAATACAAGAAAGCTGTCTTCCACGGCAACCTGACCGATGTAAATGCCTCGGAAATGATCGTCGCCAAGAAGAATGATCAGGATGTCGATGTGCTTAAGCGATATTCGGCACACTACAAATTTGTCGATGTATATCCTCTCAGGCCTGGCGTGGATCTCACACTCCTTGTCCGAAAGGATCTGGCTGACAAGGACGCAAAGGATCTGTATAAGTTATTGGAATACGAATCCCCAAGATAG
- a CDS encoding DUF1906 domain-containing protein: MRNSSIAILFLTLSIATAVFSQVSLTYDTGMGRMLKFGNQEPGLPVRSDEAEIVGIQSIGGASGVALTRRALYSTNDGGINWSELNLEPKGNMVIAHAVFVDRKKGGAVMVSRQENTVDLSLTSDGGVSWTTFPVAIRRDLLLGANIEDAVLGMSDELRLTIPLETSSNFAGSLIFVSVDGGMSWDLRSKTVDMSPDMPAAAEIISGNWKVRTDGICFGFKTGCFQESRLLINEIDVTPPQIKLLATINRARAKAEAERRPMFALPRAGSTRTSLNRGFDMCNAPTAAQMMTWWNNSPHYDMNIYISGRNRACSAQPNLSAAWVNQVSAMGWGLIPTVVGYQSPCTASATSVKLSYDVATAETQGRGEADIAVADANNLGITAGSILYYDMERYDPPTPDTLGCRPATVAFLKGWTDRIKELGYKSGVYGSPKNAQEDWVGLPPASKMDAIWMARWDNIMSVWTYLTFPNFPTGEWANHQRIKQWQAPHNETWGGVTFNIDGNISDGPVAGNVVARNKNADFDGDGKSDLSIYRPDSGAWYFLFSASGSASGILFGAAGDIPVPGDYDGDGKTDAAIFRPADGSWHMLTKAGVYRSMQFGTNGDIPAAADFNGDGKTDQAVFRPSNSTWYIANSDSRGTFTYVQFGQAGDKPAPADYDGDGKADIAIFRPAGTTGTEWWVSKSSGGLFATQFGTLTDKAVPVDFTGDGKADVTFWRPATGEWFVLRSEDLSYYAFPFGTNGDLPASGDFDGDGLADAAVFRPSNAVWYMLRSQAGFLAVQFGLSDDRPIQSFYLPQ; encoded by the coding sequence ATGAGAAATTCGTCGATAGCTATTCTCTTTCTGACCCTTTCGATCGCAACAGCTGTGTTTTCTCAGGTTTCGTTGACCTACGACACGGGAATGGGTCGCATGTTGAAATTCGGGAATCAAGAGCCTGGTTTGCCCGTTAGATCAGATGAGGCAGAGATAGTCGGCATACAGTCGATCGGCGGAGCAAGCGGGGTCGCGTTAACGCGGAGAGCGTTGTATTCGACCAATGACGGCGGAATAAACTGGAGCGAGTTGAACTTGGAGCCGAAGGGCAACATGGTGATCGCTCATGCCGTGTTTGTTGACCGGAAAAAAGGCGGAGCCGTTATGGTCAGCCGACAGGAAAACACGGTTGATTTGAGCCTGACGTCTGATGGCGGTGTTTCGTGGACCACTTTCCCTGTCGCGATACGACGAGATTTGTTGTTAGGCGCAAATATCGAAGACGCGGTCTTGGGCATGAGCGACGAACTGCGGCTGACGATACCGCTCGAGACGAGTTCGAATTTTGCCGGCAGCTTGATCTTCGTATCGGTTGATGGAGGAATGTCGTGGGATCTTCGGTCGAAAACAGTTGATATGTCGCCGGACATGCCGGCCGCAGCCGAGATCATTTCCGGCAATTGGAAAGTGAGAACGGATGGAATTTGTTTTGGATTCAAGACAGGTTGTTTTCAGGAGAGCAGGCTATTAATAAATGAGATCGACGTCACACCGCCTCAGATAAAGTTGCTCGCAACCATCAACCGAGCCCGAGCCAAAGCAGAAGCGGAAAGACGGCCGATGTTCGCTCTTCCGCGGGCAGGTTCGACGCGAACAAGCCTAAATCGTGGGTTTGATATGTGTAACGCTCCGACAGCGGCGCAGATGATGACGTGGTGGAATAATTCTCCACACTACGACATGAACATCTATATTAGCGGCCGTAATCGAGCCTGTTCGGCTCAGCCGAACCTGTCTGCCGCCTGGGTCAATCAGGTCTCGGCGATGGGTTGGGGGCTAATACCGACAGTTGTCGGGTATCAATCGCCGTGCACCGCCTCGGCCACCAGCGTCAAACTCAGCTACGATGTCGCGACCGCCGAAACGCAGGGCCGCGGCGAAGCTGACATCGCCGTCGCTGACGCCAATAACCTGGGAATCACGGCGGGCTCGATACTTTATTACGACATGGAGCGTTACGATCCGCCGACACCTGACACGCTTGGATGCCGGCCCGCGACCGTTGCTTTTCTCAAGGGCTGGACCGATCGAATCAAAGAGCTAGGCTACAAATCGGGCGTTTACGGATCGCCGAAAAATGCTCAGGAAGACTGGGTCGGCCTTCCGCCCGCGAGCAAGATGGATGCGATCTGGATGGCACGCTGGGACAATATAATGTCGGTCTGGACATACCTGACATTTCCAAATTTCCCGACCGGCGAATGGGCAAATCACCAACGGATCAAACAATGGCAGGCACCGCATAACGAAACCTGGGGCGGCGTCACATTTAATATTGACGGCAATATCTCCGACGGACCGGTCGCCGGAAATGTTGTCGCACGCAACAAAAATGCTGATTTTGACGGAGACGGAAAATCAGACCTGAGCATTTACCGGCCCGATAGCGGTGCTTGGTATTTTCTGTTCAGTGCTAGTGGTTCGGCTAGCGGAATCCTCTTTGGTGCGGCGGGTGACATCCCTGTCCCCGGTGACTATGACGGTGATGGAAAGACCGACGCAGCGATCTTCCGTCCGGCTGACGGCTCGTGGCACATGCTGACCAAGGCCGGCGTTTACCGGTCGATGCAGTTTGGAACAAACGGCGACATTCCCGCGGCGGCTGATTTTAACGGCGACGGTAAGACCGATCAGGCCGTCTTCCGTCCATCAAACAGCACCTGGTATATCGCCAACAGCGACAGCCGAGGCACATTTACATATGTTCAGTTTGGCCAGGCGGGCGACAAACCGGCACCCGCCGATTATGACGGTGACGGAAAGGCCGACATTGCAATATTTCGCCCTGCAGGGACGACCGGCACGGAATGGTGGGTCTCAAAAAGTAGCGGCGGGCTGTTCGCGACGCAATTTGGAACGTTGACCGACAAGGCCGTTCCAGTCGATTTCACGGGAGACGGCAAAGCTGACGTCACTTTTTGGCGGCCGGCGACGGGAGAGTGGTTTGTACTTCGAAGCGAAGATCTCAGTTACTACGCATTCCCGTTCGGTACAAATGGCGATCTGCCTGCGTCAGGCGATTTCGACGGCGACGGTCTTGCCGATGCCGCCGTTTTCCGCCCATCGAATGCGGTTTGGTATATGCTTCGAAGCCAGGCGGGGTTTTTGGCTGTGCAGTTCGGACTGTCGGACGATCGGCCGATCCAGAGTTTTTATTTACCTCAATAA
- the kduD gene encoding 2-dehydro-3-deoxy-D-gluconate 5-dehydrogenase KduD: MLDKFSLIGKIAVVTGSGKGIGRAIAVSLAEAGADVACHARTPGTARETVGAIESKGRRAVEVLGDMSDKHAPTRIVDAAMEAFGRIDILINNAGMIRRSLAVDFSEEDWSTVINVNLSSVFRLSQAAGRHMIAQGSGKIVSIASLLSFQGGITVPAYTASKSGVAGLTKALANEWAKHNVNVNAIAPGYIATDNTAPLQADETRNRQILERIPAGRWGNADDLAGAAVFLSSAASDYLQGHILIVDGGWMAR, from the coding sequence ATATTGGATAAGTTCTCGCTTATAGGAAAGATCGCGGTCGTCACAGGCTCGGGAAAGGGCATCGGGCGGGCGATCGCGGTTTCATTGGCTGAGGCAGGAGCCGATGTTGCATGCCATGCCCGAACTCCAGGCACGGCACGCGAAACCGTTGGCGCGATCGAGAGCAAGGGGCGGCGAGCCGTGGAAGTCTTGGGCGACATGTCTGACAAGCATGCTCCAACGCGAATAGTTGACGCTGCGATGGAAGCGTTCGGCCGGATCGATATCTTAATCAATAACGCCGGCATGATCCGTCGTTCGCTTGCCGTAGATTTCAGTGAGGAAGATTGGTCGACAGTGATCAACGTTAATCTGTCGAGCGTTTTTCGTCTGTCTCAGGCCGCAGGCAGGCATATGATCGCGCAAGGTAGTGGCAAGATCGTTAGTATCGCATCGCTACTTTCGTTTCAGGGCGGGATCACGGTTCCGGCGTATACCGCGTCGAAATCAGGCGTCGCCGGACTCACCAAGGCCCTCGCAAATGAATGGGCAAAACACAATGTTAACGTCAATGCGATCGCACCGGGATATATTGCGACCGACAACACGGCTCCGCTGCAGGCGGACGAAACACGCAACAGACAAATACTCGAACGCATTCCTGCCGGACGCTGGGGAAACGCAGATGACCTAGCGGGAGCTGCCGTTTTTCTATCTTCGGCGGCGAGCGATTATCTGCAAGGTCACATTTTGATCGTTGACGGCGGATGGATGGCACGATAA
- a CDS encoding sugar kinase, translated as MLNIKSKDQCKWDIVSLGEVMLRLDPGDKRIHTTRSFEVWEGGGEYNVARGLKRCFGLDAAVVTALADNPVGRLVQDLIYQGGVDQSHVKWAKYDGVGRTVRNGMNFTERGFGVRAALGCSDRGNTAVSQLNKGDIDWEKIFGDEGARWLHTGGIFCALSESTPEVAKEAMEIAKKHGTIISYDLNYRNSLWKAIGGQAKAQEVNRDLAKYVDVMIGNEEDFTACLGYEVEGQDENHSKLDIVNFEKMIRRAVAEFPNFAVAATTLRNAKTASINDWGAVCFTEGELHQSIMRPDLDIFDRVGGGDSFASGLIYGFLTGESPEWAVNCGAAHGALAMTTPGDTTTVGLADVLRVMKGGGARVAR; from the coding sequence ATGCTAAATATCAAATCAAAAGATCAGTGTAAATGGGACATAGTGTCCCTTGGCGAAGTCATGCTAAGGCTGGATCCCGGCGACAAGCGGATCCACACGACCCGCTCATTTGAGGTCTGGGAGGGTGGCGGAGAGTACAATGTCGCCCGCGGTTTGAAGCGTTGTTTTGGCCTCGATGCCGCAGTTGTTACGGCGCTTGCCGACAATCCGGTCGGGCGACTTGTTCAAGATCTGATCTATCAGGGCGGCGTCGATCAGTCGCACGTCAAATGGGCAAAATACGACGGCGTCGGCCGCACGGTCCGCAACGGAATGAACTTTACCGAACGTGGTTTCGGTGTCCGTGCGGCTCTAGGTTGCTCGGATCGTGGTAACACCGCTGTTTCGCAGCTCAACAAAGGCGATATCGATTGGGAAAAGATCTTCGGTGACGAAGGAGCAAGATGGCTCCACACCGGCGGCATCTTTTGCGCCTTGTCGGAATCCACACCCGAGGTCGCGAAAGAAGCGATGGAGATCGCCAAAAAACATGGCACCATCATCTCGTACGATCTCAACTACCGCAACTCGCTCTGGAAGGCGATCGGCGGCCAGGCCAAGGCTCAGGAAGTTAACCGCGACCTTGCTAAATACGTCGATGTGATGATCGGTAACGAAGAGGATTTTACGGCATGTCTTGGCTACGAGGTCGAAGGGCAGGACGAGAATCACTCGAAGCTCGACATCGTTAATTTCGAAAAAATGATTCGCCGGGCAGTTGCGGAATTCCCAAATTTTGCGGTCGCCGCAACCACGCTTCGCAATGCAAAAACAGCGTCCATCAACGATTGGGGAGCAGTTTGCTTTACCGAAGGCGAACTTCATCAGTCGATAATGCGGCCTGACCTCGACATCTTCGACCGCGTCGGCGGCGGCGATTCGTTTGCATCGGGTCTGATTTACGGGTTCCTGACCGGCGAATCTCCCGAATGGGCCGTCAATTGCGGAGCAGCTCACGGTGCACTCGCTATGACAACCCCTGGCGACACGACAACGGTCGGGCTCGCTGACGTTCTCAGAGTAATGAAAGGCGGCGGTGCCCGTGTAGCAAGGTAA
- a CDS encoding bifunctional 2-keto-4-hydroxyglutarate aldolase/2-keto-3-deoxy-6-phosphogluconate aldolase → MTKAEIVKQIEDVGLVPVVRASSADEAMQVIEAIKAGGVNVLEITMTVPGAVHVIEKVADKYGSEVLVGAGTVLDPETARACLLAGAQFIVSPALNLDTIALCHRYGAPIAPGVLTPTEVITAWSAGVDFVKVFPCGSVGGASYVKNLKGPFPQVKIIPTGGVSLKTAADFIKAGASALGVGTDLVDVNAIREGNAHIITERARQFIEIVRDARIS, encoded by the coding sequence ATGACTAAAGCGGAAATTGTAAAACAGATCGAAGATGTCGGCCTTGTGCCGGTGGTGCGGGCTTCGTCAGCCGACGAGGCGATGCAGGTGATCGAAGCAATCAAGGCAGGCGGCGTGAACGTTCTCGAGATCACTATGACAGTCCCCGGAGCCGTGCACGTGATCGAGAAGGTCGCTGATAAATACGGCAGCGAAGTGCTCGTCGGAGCCGGAACAGTACTTGATCCTGAAACCGCTCGTGCCTGTCTACTGGCCGGAGCCCAGTTCATCGTCAGCCCTGCTCTGAATCTTGACACGATCGCTCTTTGTCACAGATACGGTGCACCGATAGCTCCGGGCGTTCTTACACCGACCGAGGTGATAACAGCATGGAGTGCGGGCGTTGATTTTGTAAAGGTCTTTCCCTGCGGATCGGTTGGCGGTGCGAGCTATGTCAAAAACCTGAAGGGCCCGTTTCCACAAGTAAAGATAATCCCGACCGGAGGAGTCTCGCTCAAGACCGCCGCCGACTTTATCAAAGCCGGAGCCTCGGCCCTTGGCGTCGGAACCGATCTGGTCGATGTCAACGCCATCCGCGAAGGGAACGCCCATATCATCACCGAACGAGCCCGACAGTTCATAGAGATCGTCCGCGATGCTCGGATCTCCTAA
- a CDS encoding riboflavin synthase yields the protein MFTGLIEELGRVRSREPFAGGERIKIAATLITSDISNGDSIAVNGVCLTALDVTKESFAADVSPETLDKTTLGNLGEGSPVNLERAVTPATRLGGHIVQGHVDGRGTFLSATREGGFWTVRVGFALEFARYLVYKGSVTVEGISLTVASLANDHFEIAVIPKTWEMTNISSLKPGDPVNLEADVIAKYVERMLDLQETP from the coding sequence ATGTTTACAGGACTTATAGAAGAACTCGGGAGGGTCAGAAGTCGCGAGCCATTCGCCGGCGGCGAGAGGATCAAAATCGCGGCAACGCTCATTACCTCCGACATTTCAAACGGTGATTCAATTGCGGTCAACGGCGTATGCCTGACTGCTCTTGATGTGACAAAGGAGTCATTCGCCGCCGATGTCTCCCCGGAAACACTCGATAAGACCACGCTGGGAAATCTCGGTGAGGGCTCGCCGGTCAATCTCGAGCGAGCCGTCACACCTGCTACTCGTCTCGGAGGCCACATCGTCCAGGGACATGTTGACGGCCGCGGCACCTTCCTTTCAGCGACTCGCGAAGGTGGCTTTTGGACCGTACGTGTCGGCTTCGCACTCGAATTCGCGCGCTATCTTGTTTACAAGGGTTCGGTCACCGTCGAAGGCATCAGCCTCACGGTCGCATCGCTTGCAAATGATCATTTCGAGATCGCCGTAATTCCAAAGACCTGGGAAATGACAAATATCTCAAGCCTGAAACCGGGTGATCCGGTCAATCTAGAGGCCGATGTCATCGCTAAATACGTCGAAAGAATGCTCGATCTGCAGGAAACCCCTTGA
- a CDS encoding transporter, which translates to MNERSLENALTADDFLREEDRDLGFGAVVSGQSRQRLLNPDGSFNVQRTGLPLFTSLNLYHTLLTMKWRTFLLLVLLLYFVSNILFGLAYTVTGDGSLVDTSSTPMANVFLTGFFFSVQTFATIGYGTIHPVGIIPNLLVTIESYYSLLANALITGVVFARFARPTAKVIFSNVCVIAPYRGIDGLMFRMINGRNNQLIEVEVKVLFARFVNEDGKQVRRFDFLELERDKVTFFPLGWTVVHPIDERSPLHGLTQLDYKRTDAEFLILLTATDETFAQTVHSRSSYKPEEIRCGFKFVNYYNEVEDGEPISIDARKLSEIEPAS; encoded by the coding sequence GTGAACGAACGATCGCTGGAAAACGCATTAACGGCAGACGACTTTCTTAGAGAGGAAGATCGTGATCTCGGTTTTGGCGCGGTCGTATCTGGGCAGAGCCGTCAACGGCTTCTGAATCCGGACGGTTCATTCAACGTCCAACGGACCGGACTGCCGCTTTTCACATCGCTCAATCTTTATCACACTCTGCTGACGATGAAATGGAGAACGTTCCTGCTGCTCGTTCTGCTCTTGTATTTTGTCAGTAATATTCTGTTCGGTCTGGCATATACGGTGACCGGCGATGGTTCGTTAGTTGATACGTCGTCGACGCCGATGGCGAACGTATTTCTAACGGGATTTTTCTTTAGCGTCCAGACATTCGCTACCATCGGTTACGGTACGATACATCCTGTCGGCATAATTCCAAATCTGTTGGTCACTATCGAATCGTATTACAGTTTGCTCGCAAATGCCTTGATCACCGGCGTCGTTTTCGCCCGGTTTGCCCGGCCAACGGCAAAGGTCATATTCAGCAACGTATGCGTGATCGCACCGTATCGCGGGATCGACGGGCTGATGTTTCGTATGATCAACGGCCGTAATAATCAGCTGATCGAGGTCGAGGTCAAGGTACTGTTCGCCAGATTTGTGAACGAGGACGGCAAACAGGTTCGGCGATTCGATTTTCTAGAACTCGAACGCGATAAAGTAACGTTCTTCCCGCTCGGCTGGACCGTCGTCCATCCGATCGATGAAAGGTCGCCGCTCCACGGCCTGACGCAGCTCGATTACAAGCGAACCGACGCTGAGTTCCTGATCCTATTGACCGCGACCGACGAGACATTTGCTCAGACCGTACATTCGCGATCCTCATACAAACCGGAGGAGATACGCTGCGGTTTTAAATTCGTCAATTATTACAACGAGGTCGAAGACGGAGAACCGATCTCGATCGACGCCCGCAAACTCTCAGAGATCGAACCGGCGTCATAA